From the genome of Biomphalaria glabrata chromosome 17, xgBioGlab47.1, whole genome shotgun sequence, one region includes:
- the LOC106068104 gene encoding uncharacterized protein LOC106068104, with the protein MDLITLLIVWHCLILCSSSEDVPKLDFSPVVASRFCTRGLLAHHDMLSFNVEFENIWRGWIDDVIFVHKAGSDDHMEKLCSLRGLRLAVCQYQAIMGCYCSGKSTTKSIVTLNVTADKYGDIKIQLVHTRGSVVEFSLNDYTVYGEPMVHAYLDRYPIFPYVPCAKAVKGEGYHELRFCVDNLLEPVLKIAVKNYGEASNSSGRCVTYSLNLYAGESLATFSYLDACKRSKTLSCSITVDHELYSVTKLLPWTLPLLAAVTLLPSTAYICYKARQQSLQKDEEAYAKKREAVGRKKLTNFLPIL; encoded by the exons ATGGATTTGATCACACTTCTTATAGTTTGGCATTGCCTCATCTTGTGCAGTTCCTCAGAAg ATGTACCCAAGCTAGATTTCTCCCCAGTGGTCGCCTCCAGGTTCTGCACACGCGGACTGCTAGCCCACCATGACATGCTGAGTTTCAACGTGGAGTTTGAGAACATCTGGAGAGGCTGGATCGATGACGTCATCTTCGTCCACAAAGCTGGCTCCGATGACCACATGGAAAAG TTGTGCAGCTTGCGTGGTCTACGCCTGGCCGTTTGCCAGTACCAAGCGATCATGGGCTGCTACTGTTCCGGCAAGTCTACCACCAAATCCATCGTCACTCTCAATGTGACGGCTGACAAATACGGCGACATCAAGATTCAACTTGTGCACACGCGTGGCTCGGTAGTCGAGTTTAGCCTCAATGATTACACAGTTTACG GAGAACCAATGGTCCACGCTTACCTAGATCGCTATCCAATTTTCCCATATGTACCGTGTGCTAAAGCAGTCAAAGGTGAAGGCTACCACGAGCTCCGCTTCTGCGTGGACAACCTTCTCGAGCCTGTGTTGAAGATCGCTGTGAAAAATTACGGCGAGGCCTCCAATAGCTCTGGCCGCTGCGTGACGTATTCGCTGAATCTCTACGCTGGAGAGAGCCTCGCCACGTTTTCGTATTTAGACGCCTGCAAACGCTCCAAGACGTTATCTTGCTCTATCACAG TGGATCACGAGTTATATTCAGTAACCAAGCTGCTTCCATGGACCCTGCCCTTGTTAGCGGCAGTCACACTCTTACCATCTACTGCGTATATAT GTTACAAAGCCAGACAACAAAGCTTGCAGAAAG aTGAAGAGGCGTACGCTAAAA
- the LOC129923552 gene encoding uncharacterized protein LOC129923552 has product MFNKLILSLMRRRGRRYLCFLFIIVICVSGKASPQPEITMKITGQSSHCESSGYLMDRELIHLIGSVSGFSSPQWEKMVIVEFRNDTGKFWQKLCSFPLEPPTKGQIRKAMMGCYCTAYNETLANFYVNLTAKSYNAMRAVMNNIDGSTNVSSAIVQIPRAYAQPVMVASFDGNAIKPYGNCSLVVEEAREYSVHSCYVNLNQPTTYISIHGHHVVPGNDPCLTMTLTFTSDMSALDFHYQDKCKRSNLYICKLIVVSKLSRLFTKYLPWLLPAVTSTIAVPATIYILYYFKIIVCSDADVKTEENTATNTEHTFTTTSTTALADSTVLSSI; this is encoded by the exons ATGTTCAACAAGTTAATTTTATCTTTGATGAGGAGGAGGGGAAGAAGATATCTCtgctttctttttataattgttatttgTGTTTCAGGAAAGG CATCTCCCCAGCCTGAAATAACGATGAAGATAACTGGACAGTCCTCTCATTGTGAGTCCAGTGGCTACTTGATGGACCGAGAACTTATTCACCTCATAGGGTCGGTCAGTGGATTCAGCAGTCCACAGTGGGAGAAGATGGTCATTGTTGAATTCAGGAATGACACAGGGAAGTTTTGGCAGAAG CTTTGCTCCTTCCCCCTGGAGCCGCCAACGAAAGGCCAGATAAGGAAAGCCATGATGGGATGTTACTGTACAGCCTACAACGAAACATTGGCCAACTTCTACGTAAATCTCACCGCCAAAAGTTACAACGCCATGCGGGCTGTCATGAACAACATTGACGGCTCCACGAACGTGTCGTCAGCTATTGTGCAGATTCCTCGTGCGTATG CCCAACCTGTCATGGTGGCATCCTTTGATGGCAACGCAATTAAGCCATACGGAAACTGCTCCCTGGTGGTCGAGGAAGCGCGGGAGTACAGTGTCCACTCCTGCTACGTGAACTTGAACCAGCCCACCACCTATATATCAATACATGGTCATCACGTGGTCCCTGGGAACGACCCTTGCTTGACCATGACATTGACGTTTACATCTGACATGTCGGCTTTGGACTTCCACTACCAGGACAAGTGCAAGAGGTCAAATTTATATATCTGTAAACTTATTG TAGTGAGTAAATTATCAAGGCTGTTTACCAAATATTTACCGTGGTTGTTACCTGCTGTCACCTCAACGATAGCGGTCCCAGCGACAATATATATTCTGT aTTACTTTAAGATCATAGTCTGCAGTGATG CAGACGTCAAGACTGAAG agAATACAGCAACAAATACAGAACATACATTCACCACCACTAGCACCACTGCTTTAGCGGACTCCACGGTACTGAGCAGTATATAG